In the genome of Streptomyces pactum, one region contains:
- a CDS encoding aminotransferase class I/II-fold pyridoxal phosphate-dependent enzyme, with amino-acid sequence MSLEEYAEAARARVEPAVWDFIEGGAGQERTLTANRLAFDQVRLRTRVLTGCGEPDLATTVLGRTWAAPVAVAPVAYHTLVHPDGETATARAAGAAGLPLVVSTFAGRTFEDIAAAASSPLWLQVYCFRDRETTRRVVERAERAGFEALVLTVDTPRLGRRLRDLRNGFRLPDHVRPANLPAEHADASPADHGRTHLDPGLDWSVISWLRSISHLPVLVKGVMTAEDADAAVAAGVDGVVVSNHGGRQLDGVPASLDVLPEVAAAVRGRTALLLDGGVRRGGDVLAALALGADAVLLGRPVLHGLAVAGDEGVAGVLDLVTEELADAMALTGTPSVAAAGAALPAAPAGTVASAAAPAHLTAPAPAPVPAPVPAAVPGAAVLRKEELHGSVSDPLLDTMNFLNEITGRFPGAVSFAPGRPYEGLFDTEEIFGHLRRYVDHLAARGASPGEIRTTMYQYGPTAGQIRELIADSLRADEGIDVPPESIVVTVGAQEAMLLTLRALFADPRDVLLVVSPCYVGITGAARLLDLRVRSVEEREAGLDPADVAAAVRAERAAGRRPRALYVVPDHSNPSGSTMTRRAREELLDLAARHDLLIIEDSPYRLVSPGPQEPTLKSLDRERRVVHLGSFAKSVFPGARVGFAVADQPVRDATGSGSLLADELAKIKSMVTVNTPALSQAAVAGALLASGGRLTELNALPAKHYGEALRETLDQLDRRLPEDRRRALGVDWNRPSGGFFLTVRVPFPAGNDALLRSARNHGVIWTPMSYFHPEEGGDRSLRLSFSYLGQEEIREGIARFAAFVEAEAARAAGGTTEAGGAA; translated from the coding sequence GTGTCCCTGGAGGAGTACGCCGAGGCGGCGCGGGCGCGCGTCGAGCCGGCGGTGTGGGACTTCATCGAGGGCGGCGCCGGTCAGGAGCGTACGCTCACGGCCAACCGGCTCGCCTTCGACCAGGTGCGGCTGCGCACCCGGGTGCTCACCGGCTGCGGCGAACCCGACCTGGCCACCACCGTGCTGGGACGCACCTGGGCGGCCCCGGTCGCGGTGGCCCCGGTCGCGTACCACACGCTGGTGCACCCGGACGGCGAGACGGCCACCGCGCGGGCCGCGGGCGCGGCGGGCCTGCCCCTGGTGGTGAGCACCTTCGCCGGGCGGACCTTCGAGGACATCGCCGCCGCCGCGTCGTCACCGCTGTGGCTCCAGGTCTACTGCTTCCGCGACCGGGAGACCACCCGGCGGGTGGTGGAACGGGCCGAGCGGGCCGGCTTCGAGGCGCTGGTGCTCACGGTGGACACCCCGCGCCTGGGCCGCCGGCTGCGCGACCTGCGCAACGGCTTCCGGCTGCCGGACCACGTCCGGCCCGCCAACCTGCCGGCGGAGCACGCGGACGCCTCCCCCGCCGACCACGGCCGGACCCACCTCGATCCGGGCCTGGACTGGTCGGTGATCTCCTGGCTGCGCTCGATCAGCCACCTCCCGGTGCTGGTCAAGGGCGTGATGACGGCCGAGGACGCCGACGCCGCGGTGGCGGCCGGGGTGGACGGCGTGGTGGTCTCCAACCACGGCGGCCGGCAACTGGACGGTGTCCCGGCGTCCCTGGACGTCCTGCCCGAGGTCGCCGCGGCGGTACGCGGCCGGACCGCGCTGCTGCTCGACGGGGGCGTGCGCCGGGGCGGTGACGTCCTGGCCGCACTCGCCCTGGGCGCCGACGCGGTGCTGCTGGGCCGCCCGGTGCTGCACGGGCTGGCGGTGGCGGGCGACGAGGGCGTGGCCGGCGTGCTGGACCTGGTGACCGAGGAGCTGGCGGACGCGATGGCGCTGACCGGCACCCCCTCGGTCGCCGCGGCCGGCGCCGCGCTGCCGGCCGCCCCGGCGGGCACGGTCGCGTCCGCCGCCGCGCCCGCGCACCTCACGGCGCCGGCGCCGGCCCCCGTACCGGCCCCCGTACCGGCGGCGGTCCCGGGGGCGGCCGTGCTGCGCAAGGAGGAGCTGCACGGCAGCGTGTCCGACCCCCTGCTGGACACCATGAACTTCCTCAACGAGATCACCGGCCGCTTCCCCGGTGCCGTCTCGTTCGCGCCCGGCCGGCCGTACGAGGGCCTCTTCGACACCGAGGAGATCTTCGGCCACCTGCGCCGGTACGTGGACCACCTCGCCGCCCGGGGCGCCTCGCCCGGCGAGATCCGCACCACGATGTACCAGTACGGCCCGACGGCCGGGCAGATCCGGGAGCTGATCGCCGACTCGCTGCGGGCGGACGAGGGCATCGACGTACCGCCGGAGTCGATCGTGGTGACGGTCGGCGCCCAGGAGGCCATGCTGCTCACGCTGCGGGCGCTCTTCGCGGACCCGCGGGACGTGCTGCTGGTCGTCAGCCCGTGCTACGTGGGCATCACCGGTGCGGCGCGCCTGCTCGACCTGCGGGTGCGGTCGGTGGAGGAGCGCGAGGCCGGCCTGGACCCGGCCGACGTGGCGGCGGCGGTGCGCGCCGAACGGGCCGCGGGACGGCGGCCGCGGGCGCTGTACGTGGTGCCGGACCACTCCAACCCGTCCGGCAGCACCATGACCCGGCGGGCCCGCGAGGAGCTGCTGGACCTCGCCGCGCGGCACGACCTGCTCATCATCGAGGACAGCCCCTACCGGCTGGTCAGCCCCGGGCCGCAGGAGCCCACCCTGAAGTCGCTCGACCGGGAACGGCGGGTGGTGCACCTGGGCTCGTTCGCCAAGTCGGTGTTCCCCGGGGCCCGGGTCGGCTTCGCGGTCGCCGACCAGCCGGTGCGGGACGCCACGGGGTCCGGGAGCCTGCTCGCCGACGAACTGGCCAAGATCAAGAGCATGGTGACGGTGAACACCCCGGCGCTGAGCCAGGCGGCCGTGGCCGGGGCGCTGCTCGCCTCCGGCGGCCGGCTCACCGAGCTGAACGCCCTCCCGGCCAAGCACTACGGCGAGGCGCTGCGCGAGACGCTGGACCAGCTCGACCGTCGGCTGCCGGAGGACCGGCGGCGGGCGCTGGGGGTGGACTGGAACCGGCCGAGCGGGGGGTTCTTCCTCACCGTGCGGGTGCCGTTCCCGGCCGGCAACGACGCGCTGCTGCGTTCGGCCCGGAACCACGGGGTGATCTGGACGCCGATGTCCTACTTCCACCCCGAGGAGGGCGGCGACCGGTCGTTGCGGCTGTCCTTCAGCTACCTGGGCCAGGAGGAGATCCGGGAGGGCATCGCCCGGTTCGCCGCCTTCGTCGAGGCGGAGGCCGCGCGGGCGGCCGGCGGGACCACCGAGGCGGGGGGTGCCGCATGA